The sequence below is a genomic window from Lolium perenne isolate Kyuss_39 chromosome 4, Kyuss_2.0, whole genome shotgun sequence.
ttgtcaactatcttgcaagcatcatcttgtaccttcttgagttgcatattcagcccgctcaatggtacatcctcctcaacagtcacagtagtgctctttgtatcagagccaggtttcctctcctcagTGACTTCTTGTACTGAAACAACCTCCTTCACGGTAGTGTTAGAACACACCACCGTTTTATTCAAGTGTGGAAACTTAAAGTGATCACGCAGAAactgcttgaaatctgcccaactaGACCGTAGTCCAATGATACCCTGGACAATCAGAAAATCACGGTACCAAGCAGCCAGAACATCATCAACACGCCTGTATGCAATATAAAATTCAATTTGACCACCGAACGTACTATCCACGGCCTTGCATCTCTCAAAACCACCGTCAATATGTGACTCCCAAATCTGAAATTCCATAGGTgtcacagaactagacaacctccACTTGATTGTAGATGCATCAAATGGTATACCCGTCCTCATACCGAGATAGTCATAGTAGATGTCTGCCTTCCAACCCAGAGCACACACACGTAATGTAAGTGcagatggaacaacagaaataacAACAACATCACCAGTTTTCATCGCTGGAGAAACAGAAACAGCAGCAGCCTGCCCGTCCCAGAGCCCGGTTGAACCGGCCTGGGAACCTGTCCATCCGGCCTGGGACCCGGTCAAACCGGCCTGGGGACCGGTTGGTCCGGCCTAGGACCCGGTCAAACCGGCCTGGTGACCGGTTGGTCCGGCCTAGGACCCGGTAAGACCGGCCGGGCGACCGACGGTTCGGCCCTGGGGCTCAGTAACGTGGCCGGTTGGCACCAGAAGATGGGCCGGTTTGGACCAGCCCGAACGGCCCAGAGCCCGGTCAACCGACCTGTGGACCGGGACGGGTCGCAATATTTCGTCTTCTTCCCGAATCGAGCCtcgatttttcgcgattttgacctccgaaagAGCCATGGATGACCTGCAAACTGCACCAAACAgctccaaacttcctccaaccaacctccttcgaccgagagccaaactcctccgatctaGAGCCAATCTTCTCCTATGCAAACCGAtccaaagagatcgatcaacaaaacctcgccgtgagcaacccagaaagctgataccacatgataagggggatcccagcagatccacctaggttgatgcccgatctttcacaacgAGAACCTAGGGTAGtaattcctcccaacaacgcgatggacgcagcctggagaagagggaacgaatccagcaagcaacggatcgatgaacgatacgcctcaaacctcaagctagacaatccttgatgaacacaagaaccttcgcagcggataatatagataaacggcagcgccgtaccctcggagggatgatacacgtgaaaacacgcaatggggaaaaccctaatctttagtctaaacttgttctgcctaaaccctagccgccccacctccttatatgagggggaggtggccggccagcccttgttgggctggggcgccccactatgggcctaGACCTGGTTTGGTTTGGATAGGCCCAAAACCAAACACAACACTAAtttaaccctaattggcccaccatatgacctggctacattatttcctaacatagaatgaatgacacaaccttagacttaattatgACATGACGTAGGTCGtcctagcgtgtcactcctgaatcctcgatggcgtaccacctagcttggtggagtcctgaaattgggctccacataggcctccgtgcccatatcagtAGGCTAGGTCTCGAGAGTCCTGTCcgaactcgactaggttacatTGAGATCTAATCTATCCTTTCCTTCATCGacatcttcttgccttgttcgtcaagaatccGTCTCCTTGTAAGTCTTCTATGTAGTAATCGGCGTATGGGTCCACCTTGGATTAgggcaatcttcatgggcccctagttgggcctaaggaggtagactaatgtcgggtacccgaagggtaatgcccatatAAATTGGTCTATGGTCTGTGTAGGTGATGTTCGACAACGTCGGTTAGATGTACCTCCGCAATGGCTGGAGGCGGTTCGCTCTCGCGCACACCATTGAAGTTGGGCACTTCGTTGTCTTCAAGTACGATGGCCACGACATGCTCACCGGCAAGCTCTTCGATGAGACTATGTACCGTCGCCACTACCACTCCGATGAGGATGACTAGGCGAGGGCAAGAGGAAGATACTAGGGTCTTTTACTATGTTTTTTTATTGATTTCTTGTTTAATGTATGTATTTGCTTCAAGCAAATTGTCTCCAAATTTGAATGAGATGTATTCAAATATGTACGCAATCTATTTGCTTCAAGCAATTTGGCTACCATATTTAGTCAACAACGGACCGAAGGGGTCACGCAGCTGGGTGCACTGGCCTGGTTGGTCGAACCGTGACCCAAATTTTATTCGCGGGTTGATCCAAGtggataaaataaaaaaaatcgggTCGCCGATTTGGATCCCTTTGCTGAGATGCCCTAGCACAACATTGGCCTGGCTGCTTGTACACGGTTTTCCTGCGGTAGTTGGTGGCTTACCTAGCGCCTTGGGGGGTTTTGGTAGGTCGGCGCTTGGCCATAACTGTTGCCAGTGGGCTTCTCCCAACACATGGGGAAGATGTTGCGCGTGAACTGGAAGTATGCCGAGCTCTACGGGTGGGGGTTTTCGGGTCAAGGTGAAAAGTTTGCAGGACCTTGGTCTCGCCGATGAAGTTGACGTGTTCTCGTGCCATgcaccttcttggaggcgccgTCGCAagaccccctcccccccccccccccccccgcctcctTTGGTTCCTCAAGTTCTGCTAGGCTGCCGGCCTATCGGCGAGCTCCCCTTGGTCTGTAGTTTTTGTGCGGCGGAGGTTTGTTGGTGTGGATATGGCCATAATTGCTCCAGTGCAACAGAAGACAAAGCTCGCTCATCCCGGATCACGCTGGTGCTTGGGCTTCATGTTTTTTCTGCGTTGTGTTCTGTTGTTGGTTTGCGTGTGCGCTTGACGCGTGTGTGTTGTAACTTTTGGTGTAACTCCTAGCCGGATGAATGCTTCATTAATTTAAAATCGGGCTCATTTGGGGCTTTCTGTCTAGAAAATAGTTGTGGTTGTTTGCTTATTTCACTTGGTAAGTTTTGTTGAATCATCCTGTCTCCCTAAGCTGAATGAGACACCTAGCTGATCTGACCACTACATGAGTGAGGCTGCCTCCCAAGCTCCTCATTCTTGGCGGTGTCGAGTCTCGTTTAGTTAGTTAGCCGGTACATCCATCTCTTTCAATTGTAGCCTTTTGTACACAAACCTAGCTTGCAAGCATCGTTGCTATGTCATCATCTGTGCACGCATCGCATTCCACGAGTGACAATTTTAAATCAAAAAACAAGCTCCCAAAGCAAGAGAGAGCGTGTGAAAAGTTGGTCGCCACACCAGCCTGTCCGACAATACAGGCAACCTGCTCTACAGTCTACATGCGCACCGAATCGAGTGGACACCCAGCAAAACAGAGATCGGGCGCTACACCAGCTCAGATACGCCACTCACTCGCCTGTTTCGCCACTACCCAGAGCTCACACCTAGCTTAGCTAACCAGATCCACACACACCATGGCCGCCAAGgcatccctcctcctcctcctcctcctcctcctcctgtgcGCCGCGGCGGCGATGCTGCCGGCCCCGGCTTCCGCGGCGGACGACGGCGTGACCAAGTTCAAGGTGTACTTCCACGACGTGCTGGCGGGGAAGAGCCCGACAGCGATCCGGATCGCGGAGGCGGCGGCCACCAAGGGCTCCTCCACCTTCTTCGGCGCGATGGTGGCCATCGACGACCCGCTCACCACCACCCCCGCCGCCACCGGCTCCGCCAAGTCCAAGGACGAGGTGGGCCGCGCGCAGGGCACCTACACCTTCGCCGACCAGGCCACCTTCGGCCTCCTCATGAACATGAACTTCGTCTTCACCGCCGGGGACTACAAGGGCAGCAGCCTCACCATCTACGGCCGGAACGAGGTGCTCTCCGCCGTCAGGGAGATGAGCATCGTCGGCGGGACCGGCAAGTTCCGCATGGCGCGCGGCTACGTCCAGGCCAGCACCGTCGACAACGGCGCCGGCGAGACCGTCGTCGAGTACACCGTCTACGTCAACCCGGCCGCGACGACGTAGCTTAGCACTAGCAGAGTCGGCTGCCAGTGCTGAATTAGGTAGTGGTGTCTGCCCAGTGATGAGCCCGGTCTTGCCTCATGCTGAAAGCGATGGTAGTTTTGCTTGGAATAAATTGATTTTGTAGACTTGTTGCGTTTGTTTTCGGGATGAACGATTGTATTTACGGATTTGGGTGCTAAGATTTGTGATTTTGGTAAGAGCCTCAACTCGATTTTGGGGGATAATTGCGTCAATTTTAGTACTCCTACTGTATCGCTGTGCAGCCCGTACAAAAAATTTCTACTGTACTCCACTACTCCAGCTTGTTTGCGAAAGTATTAGGCCGCGCTTTCTACTTAAGAGTATTTTTGCTCTTGCGTTTGGAAGCTAAACCTCAAAATTCATTTGCTCCGTTATATCATCATACTCTACCATGCCGAGTTATCCTTGCAAATCGACATGTTAAGATTTAAGAACTTAAAATCAGCGGCCAATGCCAAATACAAGTATGCAATAGTGCTGCCGAAGATGACAAACATCTATTTCATCTGCATATAAAAAATGTCTTCGATTTCAGAAATGCACATTTAAACATGGGAGGATATGCTCCTGCTACACAATACAAATATTTTAAAATGTTACAAAAAATCTAAACAAAAGTTTAAGCGTATATGTCCACATTATATGGGTGCACACTAAGTTTCACAATAATCTTACATTTTTGTGTcccgtgtaaaaaagacaaataaatGTCTCGTGAAAAGCTTTTTTCAAGCACAAAATTTTGTCTTTTTCGCACACGACACACAAAATGTCGATTTTCTGTGAAACGACATTCTAAGCACATATGATGTCAAGATGTACAAGTCAATTTTTTATGCGGAATTTTTAACATTTTCGATGGCCCTTATAAAACATTTCAAAAACCGGGAGCATAGCATATGCTCCCGTAAGGCAAAACGCCTCATTCGATCCTTCGATTTGTATTAATTTGGATGCATGTAGCTGCTGTTGGAGAGAGGAGAGGAGATACATGACGTCACAACCCACTAGCCTGTGTGAAATAAATTTTCGAGTATAGCTCCAACATATAGATATGTAGCGAGAAAATAAACACAAACACACGCACATGTGGCATAAGGATTTATGTGGAAAAACTAATCCGACATAAGGAAAACCTATGAGAAATCTGGGTACATAGTCATCTCTAAAACATCAAAAGAGTATAATACACTTCACCTCCTTGTTCACTGGCAACAACAACGACCACAAAAGGCAAAATACAACAAATACAGAGATATCAAAGTTTCCGCCCTTTCGGTAATAAGCAAACTGCTCTTAAACCACAGATTCAACTAACACCAAATTTGGTTGACGAGCAGCCATATGAGTTCCCAACATGCTAACCAAAAATCAGCTAAGCGGGAGACTATTTAAATGTACAAACAGTTCGTTTCACAAAACTACTCTGTGCTGAAACTTCACCATCCTGAACCAACAAACCACTCTCAAATCTTTAGCAGCACAAATTCAATGAAAGATGCAAGGCTCTGAATATAAGCAACACAAATAATAACATAATCAAAGTTAAACTCTTTCTATATTCATTTGCTGGAAAAGCATTGGATTGGCCATTAAAATGGCCAAAAGTTTAGCTCTTGATTTAATGTTAAAGCTTACTTTGTAGagtttcacaaaaaaaaagcTTACTTTGTAGAGAGATTTGGATCCCCTGAAATAATGAGTCACAATATGAAAATCATTATCTCTTTTAAACAAAATGAATATGAACTACTTGTAGCCTGGGAAAGATTTAGAGGACTTGTTTATGGAACATAACATGCCCTTAGGGATTGGATGCTAATGCATATATTTATAGGGGTCTAACTAACACCTCTACTTTCATGAACATAACTGCCTCAAACACCTATGTGTTATTAGATGGCTTGCTTCTAGAATTCAAAATTATGGAAAGTTTGGAGAAAGCTAAAGTGCCCGAAGAAGTATTTGATGATAGATATGAAATCTTTAACCTACATAGTAGAGAAAAGAAAATAGAAGAAGTTAAAATGCTAAGTGAAACAAAAGATCCTCTAATTGACCTTGATAAATGTAGCTTGAATGAACTTGTCAATATCCTACAAAAGTTTTCTAATGACCCATCCATCAATGTTCATCAAGCAGGTTTTGGCTCCTACATAGCAAACTATGTAATCAAAGAAAATATAAAAAGATATATAATGAAGCCATGATACCACCAAATCTTGGGATGCTTGTCTCCCCAAAAATATGAATCACTATTGGTAAAGGGTCCCATCATGCTATCTTAGAACTTGGGTCTAGTGTGTCTGTGCTATCAAAAGAATTATATGATCTACTAGAACTCAAAACTATGGAAAAATTTCATAGATATTTTGATTGCTAATGACTCAACCACACATGATTTAGGAAAAGCAAATAATATAATGGTTGAGTTACATAAGTTGTGGAGGGAACAGATTTAAGGTCACAACAAGTGATGCGGATCTATCTTGTGGACAATCCAACCTACCCCGAGCGCTACATTCTTCGGCGTTTTAGGATGAGTATCAAGTTGTTCAAGAACATTTCGGAGGAGACGAAGAAGGATGAGGTTTTTGAGCAAATGAGGAATGTCACGGGAGAACTTGGGCATAACCCTTACCAAAAAGGTAATCGTCGCCTTGAGTATGATGGCATGCGACATTTCTGTGGATCTCGTCGATGACCACTCGACAATGGATGAGAGCCAAGCCATCAAGTGTGTGAAGCGTTTTTCAATGGAAATTGTAGAAGTGTTTGGCTAAACATTCCTGAGATCCCCCAATGCTGAAGGTACAACTAGTATTTTGGAGAGCAACAAAGCTCTATGATTCCTAGGTATGATTGTCTCAACTGATTGCATGCATTGGTGTTGGAAGAATTGTCATGTGGAATGGAATGGACAATTCAAAGGACACAAGAATGATTCCACTATAATCATTGAAGCCGTGTCTTATCATGAGACTTGGTACACAATGAGAGAAGAGAGGATTGCCCGATTTATTGCCTTTAATCATTAGATTCGACAAACCGAGGTACACGATGAGTTTCAACTTGATTTCATCGAGGAGTAGTGGAGATGGAATGGGAAACGATGAATTATTTGTTGTATTGTTGGTGGACAAGTTGTTGTATTTATTGTATTGTTGATAGACAATTTGTTGTATTGTTGATTGACTGTATGCTTGTGTTGTAATAATAATTATATAATTTATTGTAGATTTGTTTTGTGTGTTTGCTCATGTCAATTTTCTATTTGTGTTTGTATGTTGTTTTTGCTGCACGCCACGTGTTGTATTTTTCAATGCCCGGTAAAGTGGTTGCGGGTCGCACACTGCAAAATAACGCCTCAGGTGAAGCTGCTGTCAACGTCACACGCTATGTCTACAAAACATAACGTGCCATATTTTGGAGCGAGTATCTCCACTCGGTCCTCCGATAGTCCCAGAAATATGTAAAAATGGGGGCGCTGGCGCGAAAGAACACCCCTAGCGGCCGCCCCCAATTTTGTTTTGGAGCTGGCGTGGCCCACCAACTTATCTGACACCCCTAGGACGAATCcaatctggggggggggggggggggtgcgccGGATGGACGAATAATGCTGCGAGCTAGGCCTCTCGGCGAGACTCCCACAAACCCTTCCAATCGTGCCTCATAAGAGTTAGATTGGCGCCGCAACCACCCCTTGCCGTTGTTGGCTTGTAATCTCCGATAGACACTCCGTCGCTGCCGAATAAAATTATACATTTCCCCGCTCTACCGCTCCGCTCAACTGAGAGATGACCTTGTGGAGCATTTGTGGATCCGCAAAGCTGTCGCCTAGTTTATTTATCTATTTTCCACTGTGATTCAAACTTGTTAAATTATTTATGTGCTTTGTTCAACTTAACTATTTATTTACTATGCTGAACTTATTTACTTGTTAAAGTTAATAAATTCTTGTAATTAATTTGTTGTTTTAAATTATAGCAAAAATAAAAAGCTCCGACTGGACGCACTATAGGGGGCGAgtggagcatctccagtcgcgtccccaaagcAGCCCTCAAAAGGCGCCAGATTGATCGAATGGGGGATGTTGTAACCTCGTGCCGCATTTGGGGCGCGTCCATTCCTAGCCGTGCCCCCTAAAACCACCCCAAATATAAATTCAAATAGTTGACATTCAAAAGCAATTGTTCCCCGGAAGTTATCGCGGTCAAAGTACTGGACACGATCATATTGTAGACCGAGTTACAAATTAATCATAACTACAAGAAGCAgttcggcgacgacgacgacacaTCCTGAATCGACGCTGGCCCGTCGAGCATGACGACCTCGTTGTGCTCTGCCCGGTCTGGATGCTCCATCGGTGATACCGATGTTGCCGCCGTTGCCGACGCAAGTGTACTGGCCGACGCTGTCATGGAGGCACCTGTTGTTGCCGATGCAGCTGGACTGGCCAACGCGCCCGCTGGTGCCAACACTGCCTCCGGAGGTGGGGTTGTTGCCGCAGCTTCGGCCGCCGCAATTTTGGCGTCGATCTCGTCGAGGATCATGACTTTGTAGTAGCTATGCGCCGCCAGCGTCCGGGGATCCATTCCAACCGTCGACGCGGTCAACATGGAGAAGTCCTCTTTGCATTTCTTGaggtccatcttctcttcctgcCTCTTGAGCAACGTCGCTGTTGTGGAtaacttcataggtataccatcgacatggtccgattccggcaagcccgggtggctcatagatggtggtgatggcttatgacccaccgggcagcccagttgctgttgatcctaaaggatgaagtccagcccaggatagggaagccggatcccagccgaccatcggaggaagtcggatccgtgaagacccaggagtaacccggatccatggaggcccaggagtaacccggatccatggaggcacggatccatggaggcccaggagtaacccggatccatggaggcccaggagtaacccggatccatggaggcccaggagtaacccggatccatggaggcccatgtggaacccggatccagtacgacgtagggaggaaggcagatccttgacgtacacggcaagaccttgtaccgtagttaggcgacctgtaatccggctaggactctccatgtaaaccctagatccgtgcgcctttataagccggatcctgggagccctagaggcacgttcacgttcacgttcacgtgcacgttcagaataaccacaactcattgtaacaacgcgaaagcgccgagataattccagacaagcagcagtaggctctgtcatcgtgcaggtgttccgaagctgggtaactcgcgtaccaccgtcccgtgtgcactccgccctatggcccctacttcttctccccctcgtgaggatccctcctccggggtaccgtcgattaggcaacgacagttggcgcccaccgtggggcctgcggcgtctggaggccggaaccgggcgggttccacatcttcatctgcgagaccgttgatttcgacggaaacgcactgttaagtaatgtagctacgaccgccgccgagcaggacgcagctgcaaagatTCGATCTGAGTTGCTGGACCTTCCTAAGGAAgactccgccttagatctgaaaatttcaaattctggtttcggtagccggatccgcgcctacgtttttggtagtcggatccgcacctatgtttttggttgccggatccgcgcctacgtttttggtactcggatccgcacctatgtttttggttgccggatccgcacctacgtttttggtagacggatccgcacctatgtttttggttgccggatccgcgcctacgtttttggtactcggatccgcacctatatttttgggtaaccggatccgcacctcaatttttgggtagccggatccgcacctcaatttttggtagtcggatccatacctattttggtagtcggatccgcacctatatttttgtagccggatccataccaaaattttggtatgtggatccgcacctaaatttttggaagtcggatccacacctaaattttggtaggtggatctgcaccactgcgacaatcaatctcgcaccggctcgaCGGAACGCTGAAGAAAAACCACCACGACCGACgttgactccgctccaaacagctaagtgcctatttatatttaatattttaatattttatgatcatgagattaagattggttcactcatatcctgagtcttttaccgctttcgctgttggtcatatctttcccacgatttgccttgcgctcgtgaaaaactttatcttgtttttgccgcttaaggctccaCGCTGTTGCAAAATTTCCGCCTTCGGGCGTTAGCttgagttttctggcctacacgttttctgttgttttatgtgtggattccttagtagtgatatctcggtacttaaagccggcctctgtttttgaggttcttgattgtttcgctattaagcgctatcgcctcaacagatgttctgtgtttaaagtttgccgtctcgcgaaaagtcaagcatataaaccagaagaacggataaaccagcacttgcttaaaacatataaattaccttaactgttcaagatagtcgagttgtttccggcttgacagttttatgttgttcaactgctgcatagtttcagctttaaaacatttgttcaaaggccgtttttgttccgccttacatttgttcgttgaacatgatcaaaaaaacaatttaatacaaatatgtttttatgtttatgtatcaggtacatgacacttggacgtacaacagtctcccgaggttaggcggatccatggcgtgcacagctggaaaagcaacttgagtcttgattccgctatgctttgccggaaccaaccctcgggggctgcggtttgatcttaggtgaaaagtgtgttccctttcgggtatcagtgctggaaatttccgcctagatgcttgggatttacgctattcctaagtcacatataaagataaagctactctaagagcaccaagccggattttcaagtaaattcaccttggcgctcgggggctacaccgatgaagttctctttggagcaataggccggaaattttccaccttgacgcttgggggctaggtttctgagcatcgagtctccttggagcaagccgactcaacgctcgggggctacatacatatggttatgtcaagaaaaatttcaaagatggcgaaaatctggctaactagtcggatccgcacctaattttttggtagtcggatccgcacctattttttggtagtcggatccgcacctcaattttcggtagccggatccgcacctatatatttGGTAGCTGGATCCGCAActattttttggtagccggatccgcacctaatttttggtagtcggatccgcacctcaattttcggtagccggatccgcacctaatcttttgttagtcggatccgcacctatattttgggtagtcggatccacacctatattttggctagtcagatccgaacctacatttggctagtcggatccataccgaagattacgttggatggtgtctccgaagaatctgaccattggatcatgaagtttccgaccaatacttggttggagatacgaagtttggagtccttcaagattctctattattcgttccagccaaaggatgaagatacatgcgcaagctgagctggatggaagaacggtgaatcttggagaactccgggggctactgttgtggatatacttcataggtataccatcgacatggtccgattccggcaagcccgggtggctcatagatggtggtgatggcttatgacccaccgggcagcccagttgctgttgatcctaaaggatgaagtccagcccaggatagggaagccggatcccagccgaccatcggaggaagtcggatccgtgaaggcccaggagtaacccggatccatggaggcccaggagtaacccggatccatggaggcccaggagtaacccggatccatggaggcccaggagtaacccggatccatggaggcccaggagtaacccggatccatggaggcccatgtggaacccggatccagtacgacgtagggaggaaggcagatccttgacgtacacggcaagaccttgtaccgtagttaggcgacctgtaatccggctaggactctccatgtaaaccctagatccgtgcgcctttataagccggatcctgggagccctagaggcacgttcacgttcacgttcatGTGCACGTTCAGaataaccacaactcattgtaacaacgcgaaagcgccgagataattccagacaagcagcagtaggccctgtcatcgtgcaggtgttccgaagctgggtaactcgcgtaccaccgtcccgtgtgcactccgccctatggcccctacttcttctccccctcgtgaggatccctcctctgaggtaccgtcgattaggcaacgacagtcgcCCACCTTTCGTCGGCCTTTTTGTCACGGATGGGCATGGTCGAGGAGACCTCGGCGAGGCACTTGTTGAACGACTTCTCGGTCGCCGTTGCGTCAAGCAAGGGGGCCTTGGTAGCCTTGTTGCTGATAGGGCGCCCTGCCGATGATGCGAAGGACGTGTCTAGATCAATGCCGCCATCTTTCCCCTTTGACAAGGCAAGACGCTGTCGGGTGCGCCGGATGGATGAAATAACGCTGCGGGCTAGGCCTCTCGGCGAGACTCCCACAAACCCTTCCAATCACCCCTCCTGAGAGCTAGATCGGGGCCGCAACCACCCATCGCCGCTGTTGGCTGGTAGTCTCCGATAGACACTCCTTTACCGCCGAATAAAATTTTACATTTCCCCGCTCTACCGCGCCGCCCAACTGCAAGATGACCTTGTGGAGCATTTGTGGATCCGCAAAGCTGTCGCCTAGTTTATTTATCTATTTTCCACTGATTCAAACTTGTTAAATTATTTGCGGGCTTTGTTCAACTTAACTATTTATTTACTATGCTGAACTTATTTACTTGTTAAAGTTAATATATTCTTGTAATTAATTTTTTATTTTAAATTATAGCAAAAATTAAAAGCTCCGGCTGGACGCACTATAGGGGGCGAGTGGAGCATCTCCACTCGCGTCCCCAAAGCAGCCCTCAAAAGGCGCCA
It includes:
- the LOC127294171 gene encoding dirigent protein 22-like, coding for MAAKASLLLLLLLLLLCAAAAMLPAPASAADDGVTKFKVYFHDVLAGKSPTAIRIAEAAATKGSSTFFGAMVAIDDPLTTTPAATGSAKSKDEVGRAQGTYTFADQATFGLLMNMNFVFTAGDYKGSSLTIYGRNEVLSAVREMSIVGGTGKFRMARGYVQASTVDNGAGETVVEYTVYVNPAATT